In Bacteroidales bacterium, a single genomic region encodes these proteins:
- a CDS encoding response regulator transcription factor yields MENISILIVEDEQRLAGILKKQLEEAGFRTEVAYDGYVGKQLVEKNVYNLIILDISLPLMNGYDLCREIRKRDSKIPIIMLTAFSTSENKLAGFDVGADDYIVKPFDFRELLARINVFLRRSDSNNNQYEKLSIANLEMDMKTKSVTRDGTKIDLTAKESLLLETFLKNKGKLLTRDFIIEQVWGIEFDPSTNIIDVYVNYLRKKIDKDFEPRLIHTKFGFGFYCNDKEI; encoded by the coding sequence ATGGAGAACATCTCGATATTAATAGTTGAAGACGAACAAAGACTGGCCGGCATATTAAAAAAGCAGTTGGAGGAGGCAGGATTCAGGACAGAAGTTGCATATGACGGATATGTGGGAAAACAATTAGTTGAAAAAAACGTATACAATCTCATAATCCTTGATATTAGTCTTCCATTAATGAACGGTTATGATTTATGCCGGGAGATAAGAAAAAGAGACAGTAAGATTCCAATAATAATGCTTACCGCATTCAGTACTTCAGAAAATAAATTAGCCGGATTTGATGTAGGTGCTGACGATTACATAGTGAAACCTTTCGATTTCAGGGAATTATTGGCGCGTATCAACGTTTTCCTCAGACGATCAGATTCGAATAACAATCAATATGAAAAATTAAGTATTGCCAATCTCGAAATGGATATGAAAACCAAATCAGTTACCAGAGATGGAACGAAAATAGATCTTACAGCAAAGGAGTCATTATTATTGGAGACATTTCTGAAAAATAAAGGGAAACTGCTTACAAGGGATTTTATTATTGAACAGGTCTGGGGTATAGAATTTGATCCAAGCACAAATATTATAGATGTCTATGTTAACTATTTAAGAAAGAAAATTGATAAAGATTTCGAACCCAGACTCATTCATACAAAATTTGGTTTTGGTTTTTATTGTAATGATAAAGAAATATAG